One Solirubrobacter pauli DNA segment encodes these proteins:
- a CDS encoding sugar phosphate isomerase/epimerase family protein, giving the protein MARPVTLISGQWADLPFETLAEKLGQWGFDGIEIACWGDHFDVDQALSDDAYVKNRREILERNGLNVWAIANHLLGQAVSDPIDARHQAIVPPDVWGDGDPTGVQQRAAEKMKDTARAAAKLGVTTVTGFTGSPVWHMLYSFPPNDFAEIERGYERFAEQWSPIIDVFDAEGVKFALEVHPTEIAYDFVTTRKTLDALDNRPGFGINLDPSHFAHQFLDTAEFAIEFADRIYHVHVKDSIKRLNGRRSILGSHINFGELERGWDFVSPGHGDVDFEDLFRALNRIGYQGPLSIEWEDSGMDRDWGAPDALAFVRRTDFSPSTVAFDAAFERK; this is encoded by the coding sequence ATGGCTAGACCCGTCACTCTGATCAGCGGCCAGTGGGCCGATCTGCCGTTCGAGACGCTCGCCGAGAAGCTCGGCCAGTGGGGCTTCGACGGCATCGAGATCGCCTGCTGGGGCGACCACTTCGACGTCGACCAGGCGCTCTCCGACGACGCCTACGTCAAGAACCGCCGGGAGATCCTCGAGCGCAACGGCTTGAACGTGTGGGCGATCGCCAACCACCTGCTCGGGCAGGCGGTCTCGGATCCGATCGACGCGCGCCACCAGGCGATCGTGCCGCCGGACGTGTGGGGCGACGGCGACCCCACGGGCGTCCAGCAGCGCGCCGCCGAGAAGATGAAGGACACCGCGCGCGCCGCGGCCAAGCTCGGCGTCACGACCGTCACCGGCTTCACCGGCTCCCCGGTCTGGCACATGCTCTACTCGTTCCCGCCAAACGACTTCGCCGAGATCGAGCGCGGCTACGAGCGGTTCGCCGAGCAGTGGAGCCCGATCATCGACGTGTTCGACGCCGAGGGCGTGAAGTTCGCGCTCGAGGTCCACCCGACGGAGATCGCCTACGACTTCGTCACCACGCGCAAGACGCTCGACGCGCTCGACAACCGCCCCGGCTTCGGCATCAACCTGGACCCGAGCCACTTCGCGCACCAGTTCCTGGACACCGCGGAGTTCGCGATCGAGTTCGCGGACCGGATCTACCACGTGCACGTCAAGGACTCGATCAAGCGCCTCAACGGCCGTCGGTCGATCCTGGGCTCGCACATCAACTTCGGCGAGCTCGAGCGCGGTTGGGACTTCGTCTCCCCCGGGCACGGCGACGTCGACTTCGAGGACCTGTTCCGCGCCCTGAACCGGATCGGCTACCAGGGCCCGCTCTCGATCGAGTGGGAAGACTCGGGCATGGACCGTGACTGGGGCGCGCCCGACGCGCTCGCCTTCGTGCGCCGCACCGACTTCTCCCCGTCCACCGTCGCGTTCGACGCGGCCTTCGAGCGCAAGTAG
- a CDS encoding FadR/GntR family transcriptional regulator, producing MSSASELPEPRFAPASVDASHQIALELRRYLEREGLRPGDRIGTEQELAAEFGVSRPTLREGLRLLASSHLIRVGRGRAGGIFVARTPGEGMSRNVSESISMMLATESVSLGELLDARLFLEVPLAGLAALNATEETAAELQAAIDDATGHTPGTPPFNDADTRFHQTLARAADNELLRAFTDWILEVLQPKLIEEIGSRTDGDEILRQHRDIQRAVRRNQPAAAEKAMRAHIEYLMRVQRGDA from the coding sequence ATGTCGTCCGCGTCCGAGCTTCCCGAACCCCGCTTCGCCCCCGCCAGCGTCGACGCCAGCCACCAGATCGCGCTCGAGCTCCGGCGCTATCTGGAGCGCGAGGGGTTGCGGCCGGGGGACCGGATCGGCACGGAGCAGGAGCTGGCGGCCGAGTTCGGCGTCAGCCGACCGACGCTGCGCGAAGGGCTGCGGCTGCTCGCCTCCTCGCACCTGATCCGCGTCGGCCGCGGGCGCGCCGGCGGCATCTTCGTCGCGCGCACGCCGGGAGAGGGGATGAGCCGCAACGTCAGCGAGTCGATCTCGATGATGCTGGCCACCGAGAGCGTCTCGCTCGGCGAGCTGCTCGACGCGCGCCTGTTCCTGGAGGTGCCGCTCGCGGGGCTGGCGGCCCTCAACGCGACCGAGGAGACGGCGGCGGAGCTGCAGGCGGCGATCGACGACGCCACCGGGCACACGCCCGGCACGCCGCCCTTCAACGACGCCGACACCCGCTTCCACCAGACGCTCGCCCGCGCGGCGGACAACGAGCTGCTGCGCGCGTTCACCGACTGGATCCTCGAAGTGCTGCAGCCGAAGCTGATCGAGGAGATCGGCAGCCGCACCGACGGCGACGAGATCCTGCGCCAGCACCGTGACATCCAGCGGGCCGTGCGCCGCAACCAGCCCGCGGCCGCCGAGAAGGCGATGCGCGCGCACATCGAGTACCTGATGCGGGTCCAGCGCGGCGACGCCTGA
- a CDS encoding TetR/AcrR family transcriptional regulator — MATSNLRERKKERTRATITRVALDLFARDGFAATTIPAIAEAAEVSPRTVSTYFPSKEGIVFDVYQAAIDRFAQRLAVRAPGEQTFDVLRAWLHDEESIQLGAEAALVHHGASKDDDFPRLREAAIASDEDLWGLQRGYMRPMKRHVARGIAQDLGEEPDSLPAQIVAEAVVSTLLAVNAHAAREHVATTEAFETALAFLREGLSALET, encoded by the coding sequence GTGGCGACTTCGAATCTGCGCGAGCGCAAGAAGGAACGCACCCGGGCCACGATCACCCGGGTGGCTTTGGACCTGTTCGCGCGCGACGGCTTCGCGGCCACGACGATCCCGGCGATCGCGGAGGCGGCGGAGGTGTCGCCGCGCACCGTCTCGACCTATTTCCCCAGCAAGGAAGGGATCGTCTTCGACGTCTACCAGGCGGCCATCGACCGCTTCGCGCAGCGGTTGGCCGTGCGCGCACCGGGTGAGCAGACGTTCGACGTCCTGCGTGCCTGGCTGCACGACGAGGAGTCGATCCAGCTCGGCGCGGAAGCCGCGCTCGTCCACCACGGAGCCAGCAAGGACGATGACTTCCCGCGCCTGCGCGAGGCCGCCATCGCCAGCGACGAGGACCTGTGGGGGCTGCAGCGCGGCTACATGCGGCCGATGAAGCGCCACGTCGCGCGCGGGATCGCGCAGGACCTCGGCGAGGAGCCCGACTCGCTGCCGGCGCAGATCGTCGCCGAGGCGGTCGTCAGCACGCTGCTGGCGGTCAACGCGCACGCGGCGCGCGAGCACGTCGCGACGACCGAAGCCTTCGAAACCGCCCTCGCCTTCCTCCGCGAGGGTCTGTCCGCCCTCGAGACCTAG
- a CDS encoding HD domain-containing phosphohydrolase, producing the protein MVVSTHLQRLSAYAALLGEALGEDADILRVASRLHDVGMAGTADTALTKPGPLTRDERREMQEHAELGHAMLKGSGIDVLDAAAEIALTHHERWDGTGYPRRLEGEDIPLAGRILAVADAFDAMTTDRVYRPAGTVEEAVDALRAERNRQFDARVVDAFLDRLDQVRAILAEFPAPAEAPDPARDGDGAPMTLQAAAATLAISPSRLRRWADEGRISAVRTAGGHRRFPLEAVRRLATERGVRPNVRPVEPPEEPLPVLAQQLRGYGAQMVSAASTAVYREGPQGWFASELAHEDLREWLGTLQTAAERGDYAPALQASDALMKRAHSHAASLLERHAFLERFGQVAVRALVRAGAARTEIAYTRRLFTALQQGLLEKRG; encoded by the coding sequence ATGGTGGTGAGCACGCACCTGCAGCGCCTGAGCGCGTACGCCGCGCTCCTTGGCGAAGCGCTGGGTGAAGACGCCGACATCCTGCGCGTCGCGAGCCGTCTGCACGACGTCGGCATGGCCGGCACGGCGGACACGGCGCTGACCAAGCCCGGCCCGCTGACGCGCGACGAGCGTCGCGAGATGCAGGAGCACGCCGAGCTCGGCCACGCGATGCTCAAGGGCTCGGGGATCGACGTGCTTGACGCGGCCGCCGAGATCGCCCTCACGCACCACGAGCGCTGGGACGGCACGGGCTACCCACGCCGGCTGGAAGGCGAGGACATCCCCTTGGCCGGGCGCATCCTCGCGGTCGCCGACGCGTTCGACGCGATGACCACGGACCGCGTGTATCGCCCCGCGGGCACGGTCGAGGAGGCGGTCGACGCGCTGCGCGCGGAGCGCAACCGCCAGTTCGACGCGCGCGTGGTGGACGCGTTCCTGGACCGGCTGGACCAGGTGCGCGCGATCCTCGCGGAGTTCCCCGCGCCGGCCGAGGCGCCGGACCCCGCGCGTGACGGCGACGGCGCGCCGATGACGCTGCAGGCGGCGGCGGCCACGCTCGCGATCTCCCCCTCGCGGCTGCGCCGCTGGGCCGACGAGGGCCGCATCTCCGCGGTGCGCACCGCCGGCGGTCACCGGCGCTTCCCGCTCGAAGCGGTCCGCCGCCTGGCGACCGAGCGCGGCGTGCGGCCGAACGTCCGCCCGGTCGAGCCGCCCGAGGAGCCGCTGCCCGTGCTCGCCCAGCAGCTGCGGGGCTACGGCGCGCAGATGGTGTCCGCGGCCTCCACCGCCGTGTACCGCGAAGGGCCGCAGGGCTGGTTCGCCTCCGAGCTCGCGCACGAGGACCTGCGGGAGTGGCTCGGCACGCTGCAGACGGCGGCCGAGCGCGGCGACTACGCGCCCGCGCTCCAGGCGTCGGACGCGCTGATGAAGCGTGCGCACTCGCACGCGGCCAGCCTGCTCGAGCGGCACGCGTTCCTGGAGCGCTTCGGCCAGGTGGCCGTGCGGGCGCTCGTGCGCGCAGGCGCCGCGCGCACGGAGATCGCCTACACGCGTCGGCTCTTCACGGCGCTCCAGCAGGGCCTGCTCGAGAAGCGCGGCTAG
- a CDS encoding SRPBCC family protein, whose amino-acid sequence MPVPPTAVWSVLADPPAYGYWVVGSKYIRDADDAFPAVGTKLHHTIGVGPLTLSDHTEVLEAEPPRRLKLRAKGRPLGTASVELQLETRDGGTQVTIIEDPDQVWTPLKYNPLLQLATRVRNAESLARLEELALRWQEKRA is encoded by the coding sequence ATGCCCGTCCCTCCCACCGCGGTCTGGTCGGTGCTCGCCGACCCGCCCGCGTACGGCTACTGGGTCGTCGGCTCCAAGTACATCCGCGACGCCGACGACGCCTTCCCGGCGGTCGGGACGAAGCTGCACCACACGATCGGCGTGGGCCCGCTGACGCTCAGCGACCACACGGAGGTGCTCGAGGCCGAGCCGCCGCGGCGGCTGAAGCTGCGCGCGAAGGGACGGCCGCTGGGAACAGCGTCGGTCGAGCTGCAGCTCGAGACGCGAGACGGCGGCACGCAGGTCACGATCATCGAGGACCCCGACCAGGTCTGGACGCCGCTCAAGTACAACCCGCTGCTGCAGCTCGCGACGCGCGTCCGCAACGCGGAGTCGCTCGCACGGCTCGAGGAGCTGGCGCTGCGCTGGCAGGAGAAGCGCGCGTGA
- a CDS encoding FAD-dependent oxidoreductase: MKGSIWLDAQGPSFPRLDGDVTADVAVVGAGIVGVTAARLLHEAGARVVLIDANRVGHGVTGHTTAKVSSQHGLIYAQLRDQHGPEAAAAYGSANEAALDWIAERAVDADFRRRASYAYVTSEADRDQVVDEARAAASAGLPATLVDDVPLPFATAGAVRFADQAEFHPLKHLHGLVRGLPEVYEHTHAVQVGEFVRTPGGTIAAEHTIVATHFPFPDRSLAFARAHPQRSYAIVCRIAGEPPDGMFISGDSPTRSIRAVGDLLLVGGEGHRTGTGGDTEERYAALETFAREHWDVRSVEHRWSSQDVVTVDQLPLIGRMTPFEDHVLMATGFAKWGMTGGTVAARLLTDLVLGRENPYADLFDPNRLNLRVSGPKLLRDNAVTGVRFVGDRVKHPGRRDIESLAPGEGDIVRLNGEKVAGYRDEDGGLHAVSPICTHLGCQVNFNRAERSWDCPCHGSRYTVDGDVLHGPAVHRLEIKPTST; this comes from the coding sequence GTGAAGGGCTCGATCTGGCTGGACGCGCAGGGACCGTCGTTCCCGCGCCTGGACGGCGACGTCACCGCGGACGTCGCGGTGGTCGGCGCCGGCATCGTCGGCGTGACCGCGGCGCGGCTGCTGCACGAGGCGGGCGCACGCGTGGTGCTGATCGACGCCAACCGCGTCGGGCACGGCGTCACCGGCCACACCACCGCCAAGGTGTCCTCCCAGCACGGGCTGATCTACGCCCAGCTGCGTGACCAGCACGGGCCCGAGGCGGCCGCCGCCTACGGCAGCGCGAACGAGGCCGCGCTCGACTGGATCGCCGAGCGCGCCGTCGACGCCGACTTCCGCCGCCGTGCCTCGTACGCGTACGTCACCTCCGAGGCCGACCGCGACCAGGTGGTCGACGAGGCGCGCGCCGCGGCGAGTGCCGGGCTGCCCGCGACGCTGGTCGACGACGTGCCGCTGCCGTTCGCCACGGCGGGCGCCGTGCGCTTCGCCGACCAGGCCGAGTTCCACCCGCTCAAGCACCTTCACGGGCTCGTGCGCGGGCTGCCGGAGGTGTACGAGCACACGCACGCGGTGCAGGTCGGCGAGTTCGTCCGCACACCCGGCGGGACGATCGCCGCCGAGCACACCATCGTCGCGACGCACTTCCCGTTCCCGGATCGCTCGCTCGCGTTCGCCCGCGCGCACCCGCAGCGCTCGTACGCGATCGTCTGCCGGATCGCCGGCGAGCCGCCGGACGGCATGTTCATCAGCGGCGACTCCCCGACGCGCTCGATCCGCGCGGTCGGCGACCTGCTGCTGGTCGGTGGCGAGGGCCACCGGACCGGCACGGGCGGGGATACCGAGGAGCGCTACGCGGCGCTGGAGACGTTCGCGCGCGAGCACTGGGACGTGCGCTCCGTCGAGCATCGCTGGTCCTCGCAGGACGTCGTGACCGTCGACCAACTGCCGCTGATCGGCCGGATGACGCCGTTCGAGGACCACGTGCTGATGGCGACGGGCTTCGCCAAGTGGGGCATGACCGGCGGCACGGTCGCCGCGCGCCTGCTCACGGACCTCGTGCTCGGACGCGAGAACCCGTACGCGGACCTGTTCGACCCCAACCGGCTCAACCTGCGCGTGAGCGGCCCGAAGCTCCTGCGCGACAACGCTGTCACCGGCGTGCGCTTCGTCGGCGACCGCGTCAAGCACCCGGGACGGCGTGACATCGAGTCGCTGGCGCCGGGCGAGGGCGACATCGTCCGCCTCAACGGCGAGAAGGTCGCCGGCTACCGCGACGAGGACGGCGGGCTGCACGCGGTCTCCCCCATCTGCACCCACCTCGGCTGCCAGGTGAACTTCAACCGGGCCGAGCGCTCCTGGGACTGCCCGTGCCACGGGTCCCGCTACACGGTCGACGGCGACGTCCTCCACGGCCCAGCCGTCCACCGCCTGGAGATCAAGCCGACCTCAACCTGA
- a CDS encoding type II toxin-antitoxin system RatA family toxin produces MYGELRTEVIDAPPQACFDALTDFDALPSWQGAVKAARVLERDEAGRGRVIEFEVDARVKRVTYRLRQIYEEPVRIGSEYLGGDFRDFAGEWRFVALDDGRTRAELDLRIDPGRFVPGPVRAAIADAVMRRSLADLKRHFAT; encoded by the coding sequence ATGTACGGGGAGCTCCGCACCGAGGTGATCGACGCGCCGCCCCAGGCGTGCTTCGACGCGCTCACCGACTTCGACGCGTTGCCGTCATGGCAGGGCGCGGTGAAGGCCGCGCGCGTGCTCGAGCGCGACGAGGCCGGGCGCGGGCGGGTCATCGAGTTCGAGGTCGACGCACGGGTCAAGCGCGTCACGTACCGGCTGCGCCAGATCTACGAGGAGCCGGTGCGGATCGGCTCCGAGTACCTCGGCGGGGACTTCCGCGACTTCGCCGGGGAGTGGCGCTTCGTGGCGCTCGACGACGGTCGCACCCGCGCGGAGCTGGACCTGCGGATCGACCCCGGGCGGTTCGTCCCGGGGCCGGTGCGCGCGGCGATCGCCGACGCGGTCATGCGCCGCTCGCTCGCCGACCTCAAGCGCCACTTCGCAACCTAA
- a CDS encoding SDR family NAD(P)-dependent oxidoreductase, which produces MTEPHRPLAVVTGASSGIGLALARQFSNHGFDLVVAARGPEIHAVAERLDAEGVEVDLATPDGVRTLHQHLRHRPVTVLALNAGITARSDDLERELELVDLNVRSLVHLARLVTDEMRARKRGRVLITASIVEAFPGPHQAAYNASKAFARSFGISLRHELREHGVSVTVLEPGATDTPIFEKADQETTILGGAMPKDDPADVAEQAFEALMAGRETVVAASITSKATHLVSRLLPDAVTARVTGLLTKPR; this is translated from the coding sequence ATGACAGAACCGCACCGGCCACTGGCGGTCGTGACCGGCGCCTCGAGCGGCATCGGGTTAGCCCTCGCCCGCCAGTTCTCCAACCACGGGTTCGACCTCGTCGTCGCGGCGCGCGGACCCGAGATCCACGCCGTCGCCGAGCGGCTCGACGCGGAAGGCGTCGAAGTCGACCTCGCCACACCTGACGGCGTCCGCACGCTGCATCAGCACCTCCGGCACCGGCCGGTCACGGTCCTCGCGCTCAACGCCGGGATCACCGCGCGCAGCGACGACCTGGAGCGCGAGCTCGAGCTGGTCGACCTCAACGTCCGCTCGCTCGTGCACCTCGCGCGGCTCGTCACGGATGAGATGCGGGCCCGCAAGCGCGGGCGCGTGTTGATCACCGCCTCGATCGTCGAGGCCTTCCCTGGCCCCCATCAGGCGGCCTACAACGCGAGCAAGGCGTTCGCGCGCTCGTTCGGCATCAGCCTCCGCCACGAGCTGCGCGAGCACGGCGTGAGCGTCACCGTGCTCGAGCCGGGCGCGACCGACACGCCGATCTTCGAGAAGGCCGACCAGGAGACCACGATCCTCGGCGGGGCGATGCCCAAGGACGATCCCGCCGACGTCGCCGAGCAGGCGTTCGAGGCGCTGATGGCCGGACGCGAGACGGTGGTGGCGGCCTCGATCACGTCCAAGGCCACGCACCTCGTCAGCCGGCTGCTGCCCGATGCGGTGACCGCACGGGTCACCGGCCTGCTCACCAAGCCGCGTTAG
- a CDS encoding PaaI family thioesterase — protein sequence MPPVGGEVVAEDDCLDGVLGFQVVSIGDGEAVARFPVEDRVRQRFGLVHGGAYAALAEMLATEATVAVVHPDGYAAMGSSNETSFLKPARGAWITARAKARHRGRTTWVWDVDHTDGEDRLVAVSRITIAVRPR from the coding sequence ATGCCGCCGGTCGGAGGGGAGGTCGTGGCCGAGGACGACTGCCTCGACGGCGTCCTCGGCTTCCAGGTGGTGTCGATCGGCGACGGGGAAGCCGTGGCGCGCTTCCCCGTCGAGGACCGCGTGCGCCAGCGCTTCGGGCTGGTGCACGGCGGGGCGTACGCGGCGCTCGCCGAGATGCTCGCGACCGAGGCGACGGTCGCGGTCGTCCACCCGGACGGCTACGCGGCGATGGGCTCGTCGAACGAGACGAGCTTCCTCAAGCCCGCGCGCGGTGCGTGGATCACCGCGCGCGCGAAGGCTCGTCACCGCGGCCGCACGACCTGGGTGTGGGACGTCGACCACACCGACGGCGAGGACCGGCTCGTGGCGGTGAGCCGCATCACCATCGCGGTCCGGCCACGCTAA
- a CDS encoding feruloyl-CoA synthase — protein MPVVQPALAPPRIVARDAPDGSLILKSEMELEPYEASLGLLLRHWARETPDRVFLAERGPDGNWIELTWGEAGRKANSVAQALLDRGLGPDRPVLILSGNAIDHALLTLGGFLAGVPVVPVSPAYSLMSADFGKVKHIAALVKPGLVYASDAGPFGGVLSAVDFGGAELVLSSHGAGATPFAELLDTTPSMDVEDALASVTPDSVAKILFTSGSTAMPKGVINTHGMLCANQQSLAQIWPFTSGTPPVLVDWLPWNHTFGGNHNFNLILKRGGTLYIDAGRPAPPLMPITVRNLTEIAPTIYFNVPAGYGALLPFLERDEALRAKFFERLDLIFYAAAALPQDLWTRLEAVAREARGEPVMMTSSWGLTETSPLATAAHFPIDRAGVIGVPVPGVELKLVPVEGKLEMRVKGPNVTPGYLGQPDLTAKAFDEDGWYRTGDAGKLEDPDDPNQGVVFDGRVVEDFKLLTGTFVSVGNLRVKALAAASPLLMDAVVCGHDRDYVGLLAWLNLGAAREIAEEPDGELDALVGSPKIHAFVRERIRAYNEQHPGSSTRVERVVLLAEPPSLDANEITDKGYVNQRAALERRSAFVDGLFDAQPGAEVIICP, from the coding sequence ATGCCGGTCGTGCAACCCGCATTGGCCCCGCCCCGGATCGTCGCTCGCGACGCGCCGGACGGGAGCCTGATCCTGAAGTCCGAGATGGAGCTCGAGCCTTACGAGGCGAGTCTCGGCCTGCTGCTGCGCCACTGGGCGCGCGAGACGCCCGACCGCGTTTTCCTGGCCGAGCGCGGTCCCGACGGCAACTGGATCGAACTCACCTGGGGTGAAGCCGGGCGCAAGGCGAACAGCGTCGCCCAGGCGCTGCTCGACCGCGGGCTTGGACCGGACCGCCCGGTGCTGATCCTGTCGGGCAACGCGATCGACCACGCGCTGCTGACGTTAGGTGGCTTCCTGGCCGGCGTGCCCGTCGTGCCCGTCTCGCCGGCGTACTCGCTGATGAGCGCCGACTTCGGCAAGGTCAAGCACATCGCCGCGCTCGTGAAGCCGGGGCTCGTCTACGCGTCGGACGCCGGGCCGTTCGGCGGCGTGCTGTCGGCCGTGGACTTCGGCGGCGCCGAGCTGGTGCTGTCGTCGCACGGCGCGGGCGCGACGCCGTTCGCCGAGCTGCTGGACACGACGCCGTCGATGGACGTCGAGGACGCGCTCGCGTCGGTCACGCCCGACAGCGTCGCGAAGATCCTCTTCACCTCGGGTTCGACCGCGATGCCCAAGGGCGTGATCAACACCCACGGGATGCTGTGCGCGAACCAGCAGTCGCTCGCGCAGATCTGGCCGTTCACCTCCGGCACGCCGCCGGTGCTCGTGGACTGGCTGCCGTGGAACCACACGTTCGGCGGCAACCACAACTTCAACCTGATCCTCAAGCGCGGCGGCACGCTCTACATCGACGCGGGCCGGCCGGCGCCGCCGCTGATGCCGATCACCGTGCGGAACCTGACGGAGATCGCGCCGACGATCTACTTCAACGTCCCCGCTGGCTACGGCGCGCTGCTGCCGTTCCTCGAGCGCGACGAGGCGCTGCGGGCGAAGTTCTTCGAGCGGCTGGACCTGATCTTCTACGCCGCCGCCGCGCTGCCGCAGGACCTCTGGACGCGGCTCGAGGCCGTCGCGCGCGAGGCGCGCGGCGAGCCGGTGATGATGACCTCGTCGTGGGGGCTGACCGAGACGTCGCCGCTCGCCACCGCCGCCCACTTCCCGATCGACCGCGCGGGGGTGATCGGCGTGCCCGTGCCGGGCGTCGAGCTCAAGCTCGTCCCGGTCGAGGGCAAGCTCGAGATGCGTGTGAAGGGGCCCAACGTCACGCCCGGCTACCTCGGCCAGCCGGACTTGACGGCGAAGGCGTTCGACGAGGACGGCTGGTACCGCACGGGCGACGCCGGCAAGCTGGAGGATCCGGACGATCCCAACCAGGGCGTCGTCTTCGACGGGCGCGTGGTGGAGGACTTCAAGCTGCTGACCGGCACGTTCGTGTCCGTCGGCAACCTGCGCGTGAAGGCGCTCGCCGCCGCCTCCCCGCTGCTGATGGACGCCGTCGTCTGCGGGCACGACCGCGACTACGTCGGGCTGCTCGCCTGGCTGAACCTCGGCGCGGCGCGCGAGATCGCGGAGGAGCCGGACGGCGAGCTGGACGCGCTGGTCGGCTCGCCCAAGATCCACGCGTTCGTGCGTGAGCGGATCCGCGCGTACAACGAGCAGCACCCCGGGTCCTCGACCCGCGTGGAGCGCGTCGTCCTGCTGGCGGAGCCGCCCTCGCTGGACGCGAACGAGATCACCGACAAGGGGTACGTGAACCAGCGCGCGGCGCTCGAGCGGCGCAGCGCGTTCGTCGACGGGCTGTTCGACGCGCAGCCCGGTGCGGAGGTGATCATCTGCCCGTAG
- a CDS encoding aldehyde dehydrogenase family protein encodes MTSLEIVNPGTGEPVASVPAATPEDVDRAVGAAHAAQRDWGRLGYADRGKVLHAMAEAFEAHVDELTPILVREQGKTIREAKIELRKAADTLEHYAGLSRQVRAVSIHNVDTDVDGRVLRRPLGVVAAIVPWNFPTTLLCNKLGPALLCGNTVVAKPADSTPLTTLRLGEIFAEAGVPEGVFTVLPGTGAVAGEALVRHPLVRKVAFTGSTPVGERVAALAAVGSKRVTLELGGSDPMIICDDADLKSAASAAAMGRFYNCGQACLAIKRLYVFDSVADEIIEAVAAKAKRLRVGLGDDPNSQMGPLHSAKQRDQLERQIAESGGEVVAGGGRPDGLDRGWFHEPTVVVEPRKDSPMAVEEVFGPALPIWRVRDLDEAIELANASPFGLGSSVWTSDLRRAERAATELDCGYTWVNSRTKVYDELPFGGLKASGYGKEHGSEALDYYTDQKSVVVRRS; translated from the coding sequence ATGACCAGTCTTGAGATCGTCAACCCGGGAACGGGGGAGCCGGTCGCGTCCGTCCCGGCCGCGACGCCCGAGGACGTCGACCGCGCGGTGGGCGCCGCGCACGCCGCGCAGCGCGACTGGGGACGCCTCGGCTACGCCGACCGCGGCAAGGTCCTGCACGCGATGGCCGAGGCCTTCGAGGCGCACGTCGACGAGCTGACGCCGATCCTCGTGCGCGAGCAGGGCAAGACGATCCGCGAAGCCAAGATCGAGCTGCGCAAGGCGGCCGACACGCTCGAGCACTACGCCGGGCTGTCGCGCCAGGTGCGGGCCGTGTCGATCCACAACGTCGACACCGACGTCGACGGACGCGTGCTCCGGCGCCCGCTCGGCGTGGTCGCCGCGATCGTGCCCTGGAACTTCCCGACCACGCTGCTGTGCAACAAGCTCGGCCCGGCGTTGCTGTGCGGCAACACGGTGGTGGCCAAGCCCGCCGACAGCACGCCGCTCACCACGCTGCGGTTGGGTGAGATCTTCGCCGAGGCGGGCGTGCCCGAGGGCGTGTTCACCGTGCTGCCGGGCACCGGCGCGGTCGCCGGGGAGGCGCTCGTCCGTCACCCGCTCGTGCGCAAGGTGGCCTTCACGGGCTCGACCCCGGTCGGCGAGCGTGTGGCGGCGCTGGCCGCCGTCGGCTCCAAGCGCGTCACGCTCGAGCTCGGCGGCAGCGACCCGATGATCATCTGCGACGACGCCGACCTGAAGTCCGCGGCCTCGGCGGCCGCCATGGGCCGCTTCTACAACTGCGGCCAGGCGTGCCTGGCGATCAAGCGCCTGTACGTGTTCGACAGCGTCGCCGACGAGATCATCGAGGCGGTCGCGGCCAAGGCCAAGCGCCTGCGGGTCGGCCTCGGTGACGATCCCAACAGCCAGATGGGGCCGCTGCACAGCGCCAAGCAGCGCGATCAGCTCGAGCGCCAGATCGCCGAGAGCGGTGGCGAGGTCGTGGCCGGCGGAGGTCGTCCGGACGGGCTCGACCGCGGCTGGTTCCACGAGCCGACCGTGGTGGTCGAGCCGCGCAAGGACTCGCCGATGGCCGTCGAGGAGGTCTTCGGTCCCGCGCTCCCGATCTGGCGCGTGCGGGACCTGGACGAGGCGATCGAGCTGGCGAACGCGTCGCCGTTCGGGTTGGGGTCGAGCGTGTGGACGAGCGACCTGCGCCGCGCCGAGCGCGCGGCGACGGAGCTCGACTGCGGCTACACGTGGGTCAACTCGCGCACCAAGGTCTACGACGAGCTGCCGTTCGGCGGGCTCAAGGCGTCCGGCTACGGCAAGGAGCACGGGTCGGAGGCCCTCGACTACTACACGGACCAGAAGTCGGTGGTGGTTCGCCGGTCGTAG